A single Callithrix jacchus isolate 240 chromosome 4, calJac240_pri, whole genome shotgun sequence DNA region contains:
- the SLC29A1 gene encoding equilibrative nucleoside transporter 1 isoform X19, which translates to MRRERTRGPRAWEFPSPAKSGCPLQRLSRDLWELREGERPEDQAEGEEIWQGLARKTPGKALAPEGGSCQPDKTENTIAMTTSHQPQDRYKAVWLIFFMLGLGTLLPWNFFMTATQYFTSRLDMPQNVSLVSAELSKDAQALAAPAAPLPERNSLSAIFNNVMTLCAMLPLLLFTCLNSFLHQRIPQSVRILGSLVAILLVFLITAILVKVQLDPLPFFVITMIKIMLINSFGAILQGSLFGLAGLLPASYTAPIMSGQGLAGFFASVAMICAIASGSELSESAFGYFITACAVIILNIICYLGLPRLEFYRYYQQLKLEGPGEQETKLDLISKGEEPRAGKEESGVSVSHSQATNESHSIKAILKNISVLAFSVCFIFTITIGMFPAVAVEVKSSIAGTSAWEHYFIPVSCFLTFNMFDWLGRSLTAVFMWPGKDSRWLPSLVLARLVFVPLLLLCNIKHRRYLTVVFEHDAWFIFFMAAFAFSNGYLASLCMCFGPKKVKPAEAETAGAIMAFFLCLGLALGAVFSFLFRAIV; encoded by the exons ATGAGGAGGGAGAGAACCAGGGGCCCCCGGGCCTGGGAATTTCCGTCCCCCGCCAAGTCCGGATGCCCGCTCCAAAGACTCAGCAG GGACCTGTGGGAgctcagggagggagagaggccagAAGACCAGGCAGAGGGTGAAGAGATCTGGCAAGGCCTGGCTAgaaaaactccaggcaaggcccTT GCCCCTGAGGGAGGAAGCTGTCAGCCAGACAAAACCGAGAACACCATCGCCATGACAACCAGTCACCAGCCTCAGGACAG ATACAAAGCTGTCTGGCTTATCTTCTTCATGCTTGGTCTGGGAACACTGCTCCCGTGGAATTTTTTCATGACGGCCACTCAG TATTTCACAAGCCGCCTGGACATGCCCCAGAATGTGTCCTTGGTCTCTGCTGAACTGAGCAAGGACGCCCAGGCATTAGCTGCCCCTGCAGCACCCTTGCCTGAGAGGAACTCTCTCAGTGCCATCTTCAACAATGTCATGACCCTGTGTGCCATGCTGCCTCTGCTTCTCTTCACCTGCCTCAACTCCTTCCTCCACCAGAG GATCCCCCAGTCCGTACGGATCCTTGGCAGCCTGGTGGCCATCCTGCTGGTGTTCCTGATCACTGCCATCCTGGTGAAAGTGCAGCTGGATCCTCTGCCCTTCTTTGTCATCACCATGATCAAGATCATGCTCATTAACT CATTTGGTGCCATCCTGCAGGGCAGCCTGTTTGGTCTGGCTGGCCTCCTGCCTGCCAGCTACACAGCCCCCATCATGAGTGGCCAGGGCCTAGCAGGCTTCTTCGCCTCCGTGGCCATGATCTGCGCTATTGCCA GTGGCTCGGAGTTATCAGAAAGTGCCTTCGGTTACTTTATCACAGCCTGCGCGGTCATCATTTTGAACATCATCTGTTACCTGGGCCTGCCCCGCCTG GAATTCTACCGCTACTACCAGCAGCTCAAGCTCGAAGGGCCCGGGGAGCAGGAGACCAAGTTGGACCTCATTAGTAAAG GAGAGGAGCCAAGAGCAGGCAAAGAGGAGTCTGGAGTTTCAGTATCCCACTCTCAGGCCACCAACGAAAGCCACTCTATAAAAGCCATCCTAAAAAAT ATCTCAGTCCTGGCTTTCTCTGTCTGCTTCATCTTCACTATCACCATTGGGATGTTTCCAGCCGTGGCTGTTGAGGTCAAGTCCAGCATTGCAGGCACCAGCGCCTGGG AACATTACTTCATTCCTGTGTCCTGTTTCTTGACTTTCAATATGTTTGACTGGTTGGGCCGGAGCCTCACGGCTGTATTCATGTGG CCTGGGAAGGACAGCCGCTGGCTGCCAAGCCTGGTGCTGGCCCGGCTGGTGTTtgtgccgctgctgctgctgtgcaACATCAAGCACCGCCGCTACCTGACTGTGGTCTTCGAGCACGATGCCTGGTTCATCTTCTTCATGGCTGCCTTCGCCTTCTCCAACGGCTACCTCGCCAGCCTCTGCATGTGCTTTGGGCCCAA gAAAGTAAAGCCAGCTGAGGCGGAGACTGCAGGAGCCATCATGGCCTTCTTCCTGTGTCTGGGCCTGGCCCTGGGGGCTGTCTTCTCCTTCCTGTTCCGGGCAATTGTGTGA
- the SLC29A1 gene encoding equilibrative nucleoside transporter 1 isoform X15 — protein sequence MPAPKTQQQAPEGGSCQPDKTENTIAMTTSHQPQDRYKAVWLIFFMLGLGTLLPWNFFMTATQYFTSRLDMPQNVSLVSAELSKDAQALAAPAAPLPERNSLSAIFNNVMTLCAMLPLLLFTCLNSFLHQRIPQSVRILGSLVAILLVFLITAILVKVQLDPLPFFVITMIKIMLINSFGAILQGSLFGLAGLLPASYTAPIMSGQGLAGFFASVAMICAIASGSELSESAFGYFITACAVIILNIICYLGLPRLEFYRYYQQLKLEGPGEQETKLDLISKGEEPRAGKEESGVSVSHSQATNESHSIKAILKNISVLAFSVCFIFTITIGMFPAVAVEVKSSIAGTSAWEHYFIPVSCFLTFNMFDWLGRSLTAVFMWPGKDSRWLPSLVLARLVFVPLLLLCNIKHRRYLTVVFEHDAWFIFFMAAFAFSNGYLASLCMCFGPKKVKPAEAETAGAIMAFFLCLGLALGAVFSFLFRAIV from the exons ATGCCCGCTCCAAAGACTCAGCAG CAGGCCCCTGAGGGAGGAAGCTGTCAGCCAGACAAAACCGAGAACACCATCGCCATGACAACCAGTCACCAGCCTCAGGACAG ATACAAAGCTGTCTGGCTTATCTTCTTCATGCTTGGTCTGGGAACACTGCTCCCGTGGAATTTTTTCATGACGGCCACTCAG TATTTCACAAGCCGCCTGGACATGCCCCAGAATGTGTCCTTGGTCTCTGCTGAACTGAGCAAGGACGCCCAGGCATTAGCTGCCCCTGCAGCACCCTTGCCTGAGAGGAACTCTCTCAGTGCCATCTTCAACAATGTCATGACCCTGTGTGCCATGCTGCCTCTGCTTCTCTTCACCTGCCTCAACTCCTTCCTCCACCAGAG GATCCCCCAGTCCGTACGGATCCTTGGCAGCCTGGTGGCCATCCTGCTGGTGTTCCTGATCACTGCCATCCTGGTGAAAGTGCAGCTGGATCCTCTGCCCTTCTTTGTCATCACCATGATCAAGATCATGCTCATTAACT CATTTGGTGCCATCCTGCAGGGCAGCCTGTTTGGTCTGGCTGGCCTCCTGCCTGCCAGCTACACAGCCCCCATCATGAGTGGCCAGGGCCTAGCAGGCTTCTTCGCCTCCGTGGCCATGATCTGCGCTATTGCCA GTGGCTCGGAGTTATCAGAAAGTGCCTTCGGTTACTTTATCACAGCCTGCGCGGTCATCATTTTGAACATCATCTGTTACCTGGGCCTGCCCCGCCTG GAATTCTACCGCTACTACCAGCAGCTCAAGCTCGAAGGGCCCGGGGAGCAGGAGACCAAGTTGGACCTCATTAGTAAAG GAGAGGAGCCAAGAGCAGGCAAAGAGGAGTCTGGAGTTTCAGTATCCCACTCTCAGGCCACCAACGAAAGCCACTCTATAAAAGCCATCCTAAAAAAT ATCTCAGTCCTGGCTTTCTCTGTCTGCTTCATCTTCACTATCACCATTGGGATGTTTCCAGCCGTGGCTGTTGAGGTCAAGTCCAGCATTGCAGGCACCAGCGCCTGGG AACATTACTTCATTCCTGTGTCCTGTTTCTTGACTTTCAATATGTTTGACTGGTTGGGCCGGAGCCTCACGGCTGTATTCATGTGG CCTGGGAAGGACAGCCGCTGGCTGCCAAGCCTGGTGCTGGCCCGGCTGGTGTTtgtgccgctgctgctgctgtgcaACATCAAGCACCGCCGCTACCTGACTGTGGTCTTCGAGCACGATGCCTGGTTCATCTTCTTCATGGCTGCCTTCGCCTTCTCCAACGGCTACCTCGCCAGCCTCTGCATGTGCTTTGGGCCCAA gAAAGTAAAGCCAGCTGAGGCGGAGACTGCAGGAGCCATCATGGCCTTCTTCCTGTGTCTGGGCCTGGCCCTGGGGGCTGTCTTCTCCTTCCTGTTCCGGGCAATTGTGTGA
- the SLC29A1 gene encoding equilibrative nucleoside transporter 1 isoform X13: MPAPKTQQQAPEGGSCQPDKTENTIAMTTSHQPQDRYKAVWLIFFMLGLGTLLPWNFFMTATQYFTSRLDMPQNVSLVSAELSKDAQALAAPAAPLPERNSLSAIFNNVMTLCAMLPLLLFTCLNSFLHQRIPQSVRILGSLVAILLVFLITAILVKVQLDPLPFFVITMIKIMLINSFGAILQGSLFGLAGLLPASYTAPIMSGQGLAGFFASVAMICAIASGSELSESAFGYFITACAVIILNIICYLGLPRLEFYRYYQQLKLEGPGEQETKLDLISKESSTTCHPAGEEPRAGKEESGVSVSHSQATNESHSIKAILKNISVLAFSVCFIFTITIGMFPAVAVEVKSSIAGTSAWEHYFIPVSCFLTFNMFDWLGRSLTAVFMWPGKDSRWLPSLVLARLVFVPLLLLCNIKHRRYLTVVFEHDAWFIFFMAAFAFSNGYLASLCMCFGPKKVKPAEAETAGAIMAFFLCLGLALGAVFSFLFRAIV; this comes from the exons ATGCCCGCTCCAAAGACTCAGCAG CAGGCCCCTGAGGGAGGAAGCTGTCAGCCAGACAAAACCGAGAACACCATCGCCATGACAACCAGTCACCAGCCTCAGGACAG ATACAAAGCTGTCTGGCTTATCTTCTTCATGCTTGGTCTGGGAACACTGCTCCCGTGGAATTTTTTCATGACGGCCACTCAG TATTTCACAAGCCGCCTGGACATGCCCCAGAATGTGTCCTTGGTCTCTGCTGAACTGAGCAAGGACGCCCAGGCATTAGCTGCCCCTGCAGCACCCTTGCCTGAGAGGAACTCTCTCAGTGCCATCTTCAACAATGTCATGACCCTGTGTGCCATGCTGCCTCTGCTTCTCTTCACCTGCCTCAACTCCTTCCTCCACCAGAG GATCCCCCAGTCCGTACGGATCCTTGGCAGCCTGGTGGCCATCCTGCTGGTGTTCCTGATCACTGCCATCCTGGTGAAAGTGCAGCTGGATCCTCTGCCCTTCTTTGTCATCACCATGATCAAGATCATGCTCATTAACT CATTTGGTGCCATCCTGCAGGGCAGCCTGTTTGGTCTGGCTGGCCTCCTGCCTGCCAGCTACACAGCCCCCATCATGAGTGGCCAGGGCCTAGCAGGCTTCTTCGCCTCCGTGGCCATGATCTGCGCTATTGCCA GTGGCTCGGAGTTATCAGAAAGTGCCTTCGGTTACTTTATCACAGCCTGCGCGGTCATCATTTTGAACATCATCTGTTACCTGGGCCTGCCCCGCCTG GAATTCTACCGCTACTACCAGCAGCTCAAGCTCGAAGGGCCCGGGGAGCAGGAGACCAAGTTGGACCTCATTAGTAAAG AGTCTTCCACAACCTGTCACCCTGCAGGAGAGGAGCCAAGAGCAGGCAAAGAGGAGTCTGGAGTTTCAGTATCCCACTCTCAGGCCACCAACGAAAGCCACTCTATAAAAGCCATCCTAAAAAAT ATCTCAGTCCTGGCTTTCTCTGTCTGCTTCATCTTCACTATCACCATTGGGATGTTTCCAGCCGTGGCTGTTGAGGTCAAGTCCAGCATTGCAGGCACCAGCGCCTGGG AACATTACTTCATTCCTGTGTCCTGTTTCTTGACTTTCAATATGTTTGACTGGTTGGGCCGGAGCCTCACGGCTGTATTCATGTGG CCTGGGAAGGACAGCCGCTGGCTGCCAAGCCTGGTGCTGGCCCGGCTGGTGTTtgtgccgctgctgctgctgtgcaACATCAAGCACCGCCGCTACCTGACTGTGGTCTTCGAGCACGATGCCTGGTTCATCTTCTTCATGGCTGCCTTCGCCTTCTCCAACGGCTACCTCGCCAGCCTCTGCATGTGCTTTGGGCCCAA gAAAGTAAAGCCAGCTGAGGCGGAGACTGCAGGAGCCATCATGGCCTTCTTCCTGTGTCTGGGCCTGGCCCTGGGGGCTGTCTTCTCCTTCCTGTTCCGGGCAATTGTGTGA
- the SLC29A1 gene encoding equilibrative nucleoside transporter 1 isoform X16, producing the protein MPAPKTQQAPEGGSCQPDKTENTIAMTTSHQPQDRYKAVWLIFFMLGLGTLLPWNFFMTATQYFTSRLDMPQNVSLVSAELSKDAQALAAPAAPLPERNSLSAIFNNVMTLCAMLPLLLFTCLNSFLHQRIPQSVRILGSLVAILLVFLITAILVKVQLDPLPFFVITMIKIMLINSFGAILQGSLFGLAGLLPASYTAPIMSGQGLAGFFASVAMICAIASGSELSESAFGYFITACAVIILNIICYLGLPRLEFYRYYQQLKLEGPGEQETKLDLISKGEEPRAGKEESGVSVSHSQATNESHSIKAILKNISVLAFSVCFIFTITIGMFPAVAVEVKSSIAGTSAWEHYFIPVSCFLTFNMFDWLGRSLTAVFMWPGKDSRWLPSLVLARLVFVPLLLLCNIKHRRYLTVVFEHDAWFIFFMAAFAFSNGYLASLCMCFGPKKVKPAEAETAGAIMAFFLCLGLALGAVFSFLFRAIV; encoded by the exons ATGCCCGCTCCAAAGACTCAGCAG GCCCCTGAGGGAGGAAGCTGTCAGCCAGACAAAACCGAGAACACCATCGCCATGACAACCAGTCACCAGCCTCAGGACAG ATACAAAGCTGTCTGGCTTATCTTCTTCATGCTTGGTCTGGGAACACTGCTCCCGTGGAATTTTTTCATGACGGCCACTCAG TATTTCACAAGCCGCCTGGACATGCCCCAGAATGTGTCCTTGGTCTCTGCTGAACTGAGCAAGGACGCCCAGGCATTAGCTGCCCCTGCAGCACCCTTGCCTGAGAGGAACTCTCTCAGTGCCATCTTCAACAATGTCATGACCCTGTGTGCCATGCTGCCTCTGCTTCTCTTCACCTGCCTCAACTCCTTCCTCCACCAGAG GATCCCCCAGTCCGTACGGATCCTTGGCAGCCTGGTGGCCATCCTGCTGGTGTTCCTGATCACTGCCATCCTGGTGAAAGTGCAGCTGGATCCTCTGCCCTTCTTTGTCATCACCATGATCAAGATCATGCTCATTAACT CATTTGGTGCCATCCTGCAGGGCAGCCTGTTTGGTCTGGCTGGCCTCCTGCCTGCCAGCTACACAGCCCCCATCATGAGTGGCCAGGGCCTAGCAGGCTTCTTCGCCTCCGTGGCCATGATCTGCGCTATTGCCA GTGGCTCGGAGTTATCAGAAAGTGCCTTCGGTTACTTTATCACAGCCTGCGCGGTCATCATTTTGAACATCATCTGTTACCTGGGCCTGCCCCGCCTG GAATTCTACCGCTACTACCAGCAGCTCAAGCTCGAAGGGCCCGGGGAGCAGGAGACCAAGTTGGACCTCATTAGTAAAG GAGAGGAGCCAAGAGCAGGCAAAGAGGAGTCTGGAGTTTCAGTATCCCACTCTCAGGCCACCAACGAAAGCCACTCTATAAAAGCCATCCTAAAAAAT ATCTCAGTCCTGGCTTTCTCTGTCTGCTTCATCTTCACTATCACCATTGGGATGTTTCCAGCCGTGGCTGTTGAGGTCAAGTCCAGCATTGCAGGCACCAGCGCCTGGG AACATTACTTCATTCCTGTGTCCTGTTTCTTGACTTTCAATATGTTTGACTGGTTGGGCCGGAGCCTCACGGCTGTATTCATGTGG CCTGGGAAGGACAGCCGCTGGCTGCCAAGCCTGGTGCTGGCCCGGCTGGTGTTtgtgccgctgctgctgctgtgcaACATCAAGCACCGCCGCTACCTGACTGTGGTCTTCGAGCACGATGCCTGGTTCATCTTCTTCATGGCTGCCTTCGCCTTCTCCAACGGCTACCTCGCCAGCCTCTGCATGTGCTTTGGGCCCAA gAAAGTAAAGCCAGCTGAGGCGGAGACTGCAGGAGCCATCATGGCCTTCTTCCTGTGTCTGGGCCTGGCCCTGGGGGCTGTCTTCTCCTTCCTGTTCCGGGCAATTGTGTGA
- the SLC29A1 gene encoding equilibrative nucleoside transporter 1 isoform X14 — protein sequence MPAPKTQQAPEGGSCQPDKTENTIAMTTSHQPQDRYKAVWLIFFMLGLGTLLPWNFFMTATQYFTSRLDMPQNVSLVSAELSKDAQALAAPAAPLPERNSLSAIFNNVMTLCAMLPLLLFTCLNSFLHQRIPQSVRILGSLVAILLVFLITAILVKVQLDPLPFFVITMIKIMLINSFGAILQGSLFGLAGLLPASYTAPIMSGQGLAGFFASVAMICAIASGSELSESAFGYFITACAVIILNIICYLGLPRLEFYRYYQQLKLEGPGEQETKLDLISKESSTTCHPAGEEPRAGKEESGVSVSHSQATNESHSIKAILKNISVLAFSVCFIFTITIGMFPAVAVEVKSSIAGTSAWEHYFIPVSCFLTFNMFDWLGRSLTAVFMWPGKDSRWLPSLVLARLVFVPLLLLCNIKHRRYLTVVFEHDAWFIFFMAAFAFSNGYLASLCMCFGPKKVKPAEAETAGAIMAFFLCLGLALGAVFSFLFRAIV from the exons ATGCCCGCTCCAAAGACTCAGCAG GCCCCTGAGGGAGGAAGCTGTCAGCCAGACAAAACCGAGAACACCATCGCCATGACAACCAGTCACCAGCCTCAGGACAG ATACAAAGCTGTCTGGCTTATCTTCTTCATGCTTGGTCTGGGAACACTGCTCCCGTGGAATTTTTTCATGACGGCCACTCAG TATTTCACAAGCCGCCTGGACATGCCCCAGAATGTGTCCTTGGTCTCTGCTGAACTGAGCAAGGACGCCCAGGCATTAGCTGCCCCTGCAGCACCCTTGCCTGAGAGGAACTCTCTCAGTGCCATCTTCAACAATGTCATGACCCTGTGTGCCATGCTGCCTCTGCTTCTCTTCACCTGCCTCAACTCCTTCCTCCACCAGAG GATCCCCCAGTCCGTACGGATCCTTGGCAGCCTGGTGGCCATCCTGCTGGTGTTCCTGATCACTGCCATCCTGGTGAAAGTGCAGCTGGATCCTCTGCCCTTCTTTGTCATCACCATGATCAAGATCATGCTCATTAACT CATTTGGTGCCATCCTGCAGGGCAGCCTGTTTGGTCTGGCTGGCCTCCTGCCTGCCAGCTACACAGCCCCCATCATGAGTGGCCAGGGCCTAGCAGGCTTCTTCGCCTCCGTGGCCATGATCTGCGCTATTGCCA GTGGCTCGGAGTTATCAGAAAGTGCCTTCGGTTACTTTATCACAGCCTGCGCGGTCATCATTTTGAACATCATCTGTTACCTGGGCCTGCCCCGCCTG GAATTCTACCGCTACTACCAGCAGCTCAAGCTCGAAGGGCCCGGGGAGCAGGAGACCAAGTTGGACCTCATTAGTAAAG AGTCTTCCACAACCTGTCACCCTGCAGGAGAGGAGCCAAGAGCAGGCAAAGAGGAGTCTGGAGTTTCAGTATCCCACTCTCAGGCCACCAACGAAAGCCACTCTATAAAAGCCATCCTAAAAAAT ATCTCAGTCCTGGCTTTCTCTGTCTGCTTCATCTTCACTATCACCATTGGGATGTTTCCAGCCGTGGCTGTTGAGGTCAAGTCCAGCATTGCAGGCACCAGCGCCTGGG AACATTACTTCATTCCTGTGTCCTGTTTCTTGACTTTCAATATGTTTGACTGGTTGGGCCGGAGCCTCACGGCTGTATTCATGTGG CCTGGGAAGGACAGCCGCTGGCTGCCAAGCCTGGTGCTGGCCCGGCTGGTGTTtgtgccgctgctgctgctgtgcaACATCAAGCACCGCCGCTACCTGACTGTGGTCTTCGAGCACGATGCCTGGTTCATCTTCTTCATGGCTGCCTTCGCCTTCTCCAACGGCTACCTCGCCAGCCTCTGCATGTGCTTTGGGCCCAA gAAAGTAAAGCCAGCTGAGGCGGAGACTGCAGGAGCCATCATGGCCTTCTTCCTGTGTCTGGGCCTGGCCCTGGGGGCTGTCTTCTCCTTCCTGTTCCGGGCAATTGTGTGA
- the SLC29A1 gene encoding equilibrative nucleoside transporter 1 isoform X10, with protein MWGCTLQPHVPHTMDSLGARGQGPLPDPKLGAPSRDFPGPIFSNPSAGQSGHLQAPEGGSCQPDKTENTIAMTTSHQPQDRYKAVWLIFFMLGLGTLLPWNFFMTATQYFTSRLDMPQNVSLVSAELSKDAQALAAPAAPLPERNSLSAIFNNVMTLCAMLPLLLFTCLNSFLHQRIPQSVRILGSLVAILLVFLITAILVKVQLDPLPFFVITMIKIMLINSFGAILQGSLFGLAGLLPASYTAPIMSGQGLAGFFASVAMICAIASGSELSESAFGYFITACAVIILNIICYLGLPRLEFYRYYQQLKLEGPGEQETKLDLISKESSTTCHPAGEEPRAGKEESGVSVSHSQATNESHSIKAILKNISVLAFSVCFIFTITIGMFPAVAVEVKSSIAGTSAWEHYFIPVSCFLTFNMFDWLGRSLTAVFMWPGKDSRWLPSLVLARLVFVPLLLLCNIKHRRYLTVVFEHDAWFIFFMAAFAFSNGYLASLCMCFGPKKVKPAEAETAGAIMAFFLCLGLALGAVFSFLFRAIV; from the exons ATGTGGGGCTGTACCCTCCAGCCCCATGTACCCCATACGATGGACAGCCTTG GAGCCCGTGGACAAGGCCCACTGCCTGATCCTAAACTAGGAGCACCTTCTAGGGACTTCCCAGGCCCAATCTTCTCCAACCCTTCTGCTGGCCAGTCTGGGCACCTG CAGGCCCCTGAGGGAGGAAGCTGTCAGCCAGACAAAACCGAGAACACCATCGCCATGACAACCAGTCACCAGCCTCAGGACAG ATACAAAGCTGTCTGGCTTATCTTCTTCATGCTTGGTCTGGGAACACTGCTCCCGTGGAATTTTTTCATGACGGCCACTCAG TATTTCACAAGCCGCCTGGACATGCCCCAGAATGTGTCCTTGGTCTCTGCTGAACTGAGCAAGGACGCCCAGGCATTAGCTGCCCCTGCAGCACCCTTGCCTGAGAGGAACTCTCTCAGTGCCATCTTCAACAATGTCATGACCCTGTGTGCCATGCTGCCTCTGCTTCTCTTCACCTGCCTCAACTCCTTCCTCCACCAGAG GATCCCCCAGTCCGTACGGATCCTTGGCAGCCTGGTGGCCATCCTGCTGGTGTTCCTGATCACTGCCATCCTGGTGAAAGTGCAGCTGGATCCTCTGCCCTTCTTTGTCATCACCATGATCAAGATCATGCTCATTAACT CATTTGGTGCCATCCTGCAGGGCAGCCTGTTTGGTCTGGCTGGCCTCCTGCCTGCCAGCTACACAGCCCCCATCATGAGTGGCCAGGGCCTAGCAGGCTTCTTCGCCTCCGTGGCCATGATCTGCGCTATTGCCA GTGGCTCGGAGTTATCAGAAAGTGCCTTCGGTTACTTTATCACAGCCTGCGCGGTCATCATTTTGAACATCATCTGTTACCTGGGCCTGCCCCGCCTG GAATTCTACCGCTACTACCAGCAGCTCAAGCTCGAAGGGCCCGGGGAGCAGGAGACCAAGTTGGACCTCATTAGTAAAG AGTCTTCCACAACCTGTCACCCTGCAGGAGAGGAGCCAAGAGCAGGCAAAGAGGAGTCTGGAGTTTCAGTATCCCACTCTCAGGCCACCAACGAAAGCCACTCTATAAAAGCCATCCTAAAAAAT ATCTCAGTCCTGGCTTTCTCTGTCTGCTTCATCTTCACTATCACCATTGGGATGTTTCCAGCCGTGGCTGTTGAGGTCAAGTCCAGCATTGCAGGCACCAGCGCCTGGG AACATTACTTCATTCCTGTGTCCTGTTTCTTGACTTTCAATATGTTTGACTGGTTGGGCCGGAGCCTCACGGCTGTATTCATGTGG CCTGGGAAGGACAGCCGCTGGCTGCCAAGCCTGGTGCTGGCCCGGCTGGTGTTtgtgccgctgctgctgctgtgcaACATCAAGCACCGCCGCTACCTGACTGTGGTCTTCGAGCACGATGCCTGGTTCATCTTCTTCATGGCTGCCTTCGCCTTCTCCAACGGCTACCTCGCCAGCCTCTGCATGTGCTTTGGGCCCAA gAAAGTAAAGCCAGCTGAGGCGGAGACTGCAGGAGCCATCATGGCCTTCTTCCTGTGTCTGGGCCTGGCCCTGGGGGCTGTCTTCTCCTTCCTGTTCCGGGCAATTGTGTGA
- the SLC29A1 gene encoding equilibrative nucleoside transporter 1 isoform X5, producing MCPGGRGKLQGERRSQRGSRASPAGFSEWGPMKPEGFSPDTPCATFFILDLHPGARGQGPLPDPKLGAPSRDFPGPIFSNPSAGQSGHLAPEGGSCQPDKTENTIAMTTSHQPQDRYKAVWLIFFMLGLGTLLPWNFFMTATQYFTSRLDMPQNVSLVSAELSKDAQALAAPAAPLPERNSLSAIFNNVMTLCAMLPLLLFTCLNSFLHQRIPQSVRILGSLVAILLVFLITAILVKVQLDPLPFFVITMIKIMLINSFGAILQGSLFGLAGLLPASYTAPIMSGQGLAGFFASVAMICAIASGSELSESAFGYFITACAVIILNIICYLGLPRLEFYRYYQQLKLEGPGEQETKLDLISKGEEPRAGKEESGVSVSHSQATNESHSIKAILKNISVLAFSVCFIFTITIGMFPAVAVEVKSSIAGTSAWEHYFIPVSCFLTFNMFDWLGRSLTAVFMWPGKDSRWLPSLVLARLVFVPLLLLCNIKHRRYLTVVFEHDAWFIFFMAAFAFSNGYLASLCMCFGPKKVKPAEAETAGAIMAFFLCLGLALGAVFSFLFRAIV from the exons ATGTGCCCTGGCGGGCGCGGGAAGCTGCAGGGAGAGCGCAGATCTCAGCGCGGGAGCCGTGCTTCTCCGGCAG GCTTCTCAGAATGGGGCCCCATGAAGCCTGAGGGATTCTCTCCTGATACGCCCTGTGCCACCTTTTTCATTCTGGATCTGCACCCAGGAGCCCGTGGACAAGGCCCACTGCCTGATCCTAAACTAGGAGCACCTTCTAGGGACTTCCCAGGCCCAATCTTCTCCAACCCTTCTGCTGGCCAGTCTGGGCACCTG GCCCCTGAGGGAGGAAGCTGTCAGCCAGACAAAACCGAGAACACCATCGCCATGACAACCAGTCACCAGCCTCAGGACAG ATACAAAGCTGTCTGGCTTATCTTCTTCATGCTTGGTCTGGGAACACTGCTCCCGTGGAATTTTTTCATGACGGCCACTCAG TATTTCACAAGCCGCCTGGACATGCCCCAGAATGTGTCCTTGGTCTCTGCTGAACTGAGCAAGGACGCCCAGGCATTAGCTGCCCCTGCAGCACCCTTGCCTGAGAGGAACTCTCTCAGTGCCATCTTCAACAATGTCATGACCCTGTGTGCCATGCTGCCTCTGCTTCTCTTCACCTGCCTCAACTCCTTCCTCCACCAGAG GATCCCCCAGTCCGTACGGATCCTTGGCAGCCTGGTGGCCATCCTGCTGGTGTTCCTGATCACTGCCATCCTGGTGAAAGTGCAGCTGGATCCTCTGCCCTTCTTTGTCATCACCATGATCAAGATCATGCTCATTAACT CATTTGGTGCCATCCTGCAGGGCAGCCTGTTTGGTCTGGCTGGCCTCCTGCCTGCCAGCTACACAGCCCCCATCATGAGTGGCCAGGGCCTAGCAGGCTTCTTCGCCTCCGTGGCCATGATCTGCGCTATTGCCA GTGGCTCGGAGTTATCAGAAAGTGCCTTCGGTTACTTTATCACAGCCTGCGCGGTCATCATTTTGAACATCATCTGTTACCTGGGCCTGCCCCGCCTG GAATTCTACCGCTACTACCAGCAGCTCAAGCTCGAAGGGCCCGGGGAGCAGGAGACCAAGTTGGACCTCATTAGTAAAG GAGAGGAGCCAAGAGCAGGCAAAGAGGAGTCTGGAGTTTCAGTATCCCACTCTCAGGCCACCAACGAAAGCCACTCTATAAAAGCCATCCTAAAAAAT ATCTCAGTCCTGGCTTTCTCTGTCTGCTTCATCTTCACTATCACCATTGGGATGTTTCCAGCCGTGGCTGTTGAGGTCAAGTCCAGCATTGCAGGCACCAGCGCCTGGG AACATTACTTCATTCCTGTGTCCTGTTTCTTGACTTTCAATATGTTTGACTGGTTGGGCCGGAGCCTCACGGCTGTATTCATGTGG CCTGGGAAGGACAGCCGCTGGCTGCCAAGCCTGGTGCTGGCCCGGCTGGTGTTtgtgccgctgctgctgctgtgcaACATCAAGCACCGCCGCTACCTGACTGTGGTCTTCGAGCACGATGCCTGGTTCATCTTCTTCATGGCTGCCTTCGCCTTCTCCAACGGCTACCTCGCCAGCCTCTGCATGTGCTTTGGGCCCAA gAAAGTAAAGCCAGCTGAGGCGGAGACTGCAGGAGCCATCATGGCCTTCTTCCTGTGTCTGGGCCTGGCCCTGGGGGCTGTCTTCTCCTTCCTGTTCCGGGCAATTGTGTGA